One window of the Miscanthus floridulus cultivar M001 unplaced genomic scaffold, ASM1932011v1 os_1711_2, whole genome shotgun sequence genome contains the following:
- the LOC136534239 gene encoding uncharacterized protein yields the protein MNLLAITSGSDWDDVVANPVASLPRVISPSKGQTRQRNNEAADDEGPEDAHDSSSDDSDFDDSDYDLEDDDDLFVNNVDEHVTDEGVAKGMKIAKGTKRAAGRTSIGTSVVAHDDDENEESTNDDRQELPQSDGECEPAFKFKSFKLEDMAHPVFKVGMMFDTIEMLRKAITEYSLRNRVDIKMPRNEQKMLQANCLEGCPWFFYASYDKRANGMMIKTYTRKHSCQKQWVLKSCTSTWLAEKYIETFRADQKMSLSNFSRTVQKEWNLTPSRTKLARARRLAMKKVLGDEEEQYNMLWDYAHELRKTNPYNTFYLNLDGNIFKSLYVSLGACKRGFLGGCRPLICLDGCHLKTKYGGIMLTAVGIDPNDCIFPIAFGVVEVECLDSWRWFLTTLKQDLGIENTYP from the coding sequence ATGAATTTGTTGGCCATTACATCAGGCTCAGATTGGGATGATGTAGTTGCAAACCCTGTTGCATCCTTGCCTAGAGTGATCAGCCCATCCAAAGGTCAGACAAGGCAGAGAAACAATGAGGCAGCAGATGATGAAGGCCCTGAAGATGCACATGACAGCTCAAGTGATGATAGTGATTTTGATGATAGTGATTATGActtagaggatgatgatgaccttTTTGTTAACAATGTTGATGAACATGTGACAGATGAAGGTGTTGCCAAAGGGATGAAGATAGCTAAGGGAACTAAGAGGGCAGCAGGAAGGACCAGTATTGGAACTTCAGTAGTTgctcatgatgatgatgaaaatgaggaGTCAACTAATGATGATAGGCAAGAATTACCTCAGTCTGATGGTGAATGTGAACCAGCATTCAAATTCAAGTCATTCAAACTAGAGGACATGGCCCACCCAGTGTTTAAGGTGGGTATGATGTTTGACACTATTGAGATGCTAAGGAAGGCTATAACTGAATACAGTCTTAGGAACAGAGTGGATATCAAGATGCCTAGGAATGAACAGAAAATGCTTCAAGCTAACTGTTTAGAAGGATGTCCTTGGTTCTtttatgcatcatatgataagagGGCTAATGGCATGATGATCAAGACTTATACTAGGAAACACAGTTGCCAGAAGCAATGGGTCTTGAAGAGTTGCACATCTACTTGGCTTGCTGAGAAATACATTGAGACATTCAGAGCAGACCAAAAAATGTCACTGTCCAACTTTTCTAGGACAGTGCAGAAGGAGTGGAATCTTACTCCATCAAGGACCAAGCTTGCTAGAGCTAGAAGGTTGGCTATGAAAAAGGTGCTGGGAGATGAAGAGGAACAATATAACATGCTTTGGGATTATGCACATGAGTTGAGAAAGACCAATCCTTACAACACCTTCTACCTTAACCTAGATGGCAACATATTCAAGTCACTGTATGTGTCTCTGGGTGCTTGCAAAAGGGGATTTCTTGGAGGATGCAGACCTCTTATTTGTTTGGATGGGTGCCATTTGAAGACTAAGTATGGTGGTATAATGCTTACTGCAGTTGGAATTGATCCTAATGATTGCATCTTCCCTATTGCTTTTGGTGTAGTTGAGGTGGAATGTTTAGATTCTTGGAGATGGTTCTTGACAACACTGAAGCAGGATTTAGGGATTGAGAACACATACCCCTGA